GGCAACCCAATGACAGACTTACATCATTACTACCAGTTTACAGTGGAGACTTTTCAGAATCCCATTTATTCTCTTTTTTACATTTTTGCTATGATTTTACTTGGGTTTCACTTGAACCACGGATTTCAAAGTGCATTTCAAACATTTGGATGGAACAACAAGAAGTATTTTCCAATTATACAAAAACTTGGAACAATTTATGCTTTAGTAACAGCAGTTGGTTTTGCTTCTATTCCGGTATACTTTTTATTTTTTTACGGAGGTAACTAATGGTAAAGCTAGATTCGAAAATTCCTGGTGGACCAATTCAAGATAAGTGGACAAGTCATAAGTTTAATATGAAACTTGTTAGCCCAGCTAACAAAAGAAAATATGACATAATAGTAGTGGGTACAGGCTTAGCTGGTGCATCAGCAGCAGCAACTTTAGGGGAATTGGGTTATAATGTTACAGCAATAACTTTTCATGATAGCCCTAGAAGAGCCCATAGTATTGCAGCTCAAGGTGGTATTAATGCAGCAAAGAATTATCAAAACGATGGCGATTCTGTATATCGTTTATTTTATGATACAATAAAAGGCGGCGATTTTCGTTCTCGTGAAGCAAATGTTTACAGACTTGCAGAGGTAAGCAATAATATAATTGACCAATGTGTTGCACAGGGCGTTCCTTTTGCAAGAGAATACGGTGGGTATTTAGATAATCGTTCTTTTGGCGGCGCTCAAGTTTCAAGAACTTTTTACGCAAGGGGACAAACTGGTCAACAGCTTTTATTAGGCGCTTACAGTGCTTTAATGAGACAGGTGAATAAAGGGACTGTGAAATTATTTACTCGTAGAGAAATGCTGGATTTAGTTGTAATAGACGGAGCTGCTCGCGGCGTTGTTTGTAGAAATTTAGTAACTGGAGAAATTGAAAGATATTCTGGACACGCAGTTTTATTAGCAACTGGGGGTTATTCTAATGTATTTTTCTTATCAACTAATGCAATGAACTCTAATGCTACTGCAATATGGCGCGCTCATAAAAAGGGTGCTTTATTTGCAAATCCATGCTTTACTCAAATTCACCCTACTTGTTTGCCCGTTCATGGTGAGGGGCAATCTAAATTGACTTTAATGAGCGAAAGCTTACGAAATGATGGAAGAATATGGGTTTCAAAAATTCCAGGAGATAAAAGGAAACCAAATGATATACCTGAAGAAGAAAGGGATTACTATCTTGAAAGAAAATATCCTTCATACGGAAATTTGTCTCCACGAGATATTTCATCAAGAAGTGCTAAGGAAGTAGTTGATGAAGGAAGAGGTGCACAAGGTCAAGAAGCTGTTTATCTTGATTTTAGAGATGCTATTAAAAGACTTGGGAGGAAAGTTATCGAAGAAAAATATGGCAATCTTTTTGAAATTTATCAGACGATTACTGGTGAAAATCCTTATGAGGTCCCTATGAAAATCTACCCGGCACCTCATTATACTATGGGCGGATTGTGGGTAGATTATAATTTAATGAGTACAATTCCCGGCTTATTTGTTTTAGGTGAAGCTAATTTTTCAGACCATGGGGCTAATAGACTTGGAGCTAGCGCATTAATGCAGGGTCTTGCTGATGGATATTTTGTTATACCATATACATTGGGTGATTATCTGGCGACTTATAAACCAGCTAAAATTTCTATTGACCACCAAGAATTTGTTAAAGCTGAAAATCAAATAAATGATTTTGTGAAAAAACTCCTTTCAATTAAAGGTAAGCACACAGTAGATGAAATTCATAAACGATTAGGCAGATTAATGTGGAACAAAGTTGGTATGTCTAGAAATGAAAAAGGATTGAAAGAAGCCATTAGCGAAATTAGAGATTTAAGAGAAGAATTTTGGACAAGTGTAAATGTCGTTGGTTCTGATAAAGACATAAACCAATGCTTGGAAAGAGCAGGCAGAGTGGCCGATTATCTTGAATTGGGCGAATTAATGGCATTAGATGCTCTTAACAGAAATGAATCTTGTGGTGCACATTTTAGAGAAGAGTATCAAACAGATGAGGGTGAAGCCCTCAGAAATGACGATGAGTACGCTTATGTTGCTGCTTGGGAGTTTGAACAAATTGGTAAATGGAACCTTCATAAAGAGGAACTAAAATTTGAAACTGTTAAATTAGCCACAAGAAGTTATAAGTAGAAAATAAAGTCGAGAATTAAGTAAAGAACTTAGAGTTAATTTTAAATACAAAAGTTTTGTAATAATAGGTGATAATATGAACGAACAAAAATTGAACTTAACTCTTAAAATTTGGCGACAGGCAGGTCCAACCGCTGTAGGTCAATTCAAAGAATATAAAATTTCTGTTTCACCTGATTCTTCTTTTTTAGAAATGCTGGATGAATTAAACAATCAACTTGAAAAAAATAATCAAGATCCTATCGCGTTTGAGAGTGATTGCAGAGAAGGAATTTGCGGTACATGCGGCCTTGTTATTAATGGTCAGCCTCATGGACCATTGCCTAAAATTGCTACCTGTCAACTTCACATGAGGCATTTTAAAGATGGGGATACAATCTGGGTAGAACCGTTTAGAGCAAAAGCTTTTCCTGTATTAAAAGATTTAATAGTAGACCGTTCTGCTTTCGATAAAATTATTGCTGCAGGCGGTTATATTTCTGTTAATACCGGTAGTGTGCCAGATGCAAATGCAATACCAATACCCAAAGACTTAGCTTCAGAAGCTTTTGATTCTGCGGCTTGCATTGGCTGCGGAGCTTGCGTTGCTGCTTGTAAAAACGCATCTGCAATGTTGTTCGTTAGTGCTAAGGTTTCTCATCTTGCACTGCTTCCTCAGGGCCACCCAGAGAGACAAAAAAGAGTTGAAGCAATGGTTAAAGTTATGGATGAAGCCGGCTTTGGAAGCTGTTCAAATACTTACGCATGCGAAGCTGAATGCCCTAAAGGTATTTCAGTTAGAAATATTGCAAGACTTAACAGGGAATTTGTTAAAGCTGCTATTGCTTCTGATCTTGTTGAGGGATAATCTTTGGTAAATTGATTTTATCGTTGATTATTTGCTCTGTGAATTAGCTGATAAAATCACTGTATCTTATCAAAGTTCATAATTGAACTCATTATTTTTTGAAATGATTATCATTACTACAACTCATTTACTGTCGTTGCAACCCCGTCAACGACGGGAGAATCAATCTCAGCAATAAATTGTTTAGTTATTCATATCTGCATTAGAGATTACCTCGTCCCGATAAAAAACATAGGGACTCGTAATAACAATAGAAAGACAGCCGATAAAAATGAATGATTAACTTTTCACGAAGTGAAGGATTCCCATTTTCCTAACTTGCCAGCAGGCTGGGTGGAAAATTTGGGTTTAAGTTTAATCGAGATTTTTTTATGCCAATTTGCTATAATTGATTATTGATTAAGTTATTTTGAAGCAAAAATAATGTTTGAGAGAGAAATTAAATTTATCTACGACTTTAATCTAAACAAAATCAGTAAGCTCGGTCCTTATTTTACCTTTGAGCAACTAAGAACTACGAACTTACATCCAGCTTTTTTGCAATACATATCAGCTGAAATTGATTATCTAATTTTTGAGGATAGACAAAAGTTATTAAAAGATTCTGTATTTGATTATTCGGGTGAAAAAATTGGTTACTATTTTGAAGCGATTAATTCAGAAATAAAAAAAACAAAACGCTTTTCACTTGATTATATATCAAAGCTGATTTTACATGCCTCATCATTTACGGTTAATTATTTAGTTCGCCCTATTTGGACATTAAACAAATTTATTTTTGATGAAAGTAGTCATAAAACTACAATTGAAATAAGACAAATTCTTAATTATGTCTACTATTATAAGTATCTTCCTAAAATTATTAATTCCTATTTCAATTCAAAAAAAATAATATCGATAGATGCCAAAGAATTTTCTGATTTATTAAATCGAATTGAAAAGTTGAGCATTGAATCATATCTGAACAATATTTTGGAATCAACTCTGAAAGCTATGTCAGAATTTTTTAATATTGGTGAAATTCAGAAAACCAAAATCCCATTGGTGGCAGTTAGATCGTTTCTTCTTGAAAAAAAATTGGATAATTACGTAGAAAAACTGGATAAGTTTCTGCCTGGAGATGAAAACACTAAGTATGATATTGGTGATTTTAAGAGAGTCTTTAGCAAAGTACTCGTTGAAAAAGAAATGGAACTTAAAGAGCCCGAAAAATTAGTCGAGGAGAAAGAAGAAATTATTGTTGGTCAAGAAGAAAAAGTTGAGACTGAACAGAGAGATGAAGAAATAAAAGAGGGGGTAGAAAGCAAATCCAAAAAACTGAAGATTAAGATCAGCGATGAAATTAAAATTGAGCAGATTGATACAGAAGAAGATAAAAGTCAACCAGTAATTGAAGATGATATGACAGAGGAGGAAGAAACAGAGAATTTGGAAGAGATTATTAAAGCTTCTAAAGGAGATAATGCTTTAATAGATACATCCTCCTCCTTAAATGGAGAAACTAATAATGTAGAAGAACATACTGAACTCGCCGAAGAAAAAGAAACAATAGATAAAGAAGAGGCTTTGGATGAAGTTAAAGAGTACAATTACGATAATAACATTTTAGAAAATACTCAGACAAATGAACAATCTGAAATTCCGGCAGACGAAAGTCATGTAGAAATAAAAAAGGATGATAGTATGTTGATAGGACAAGAAAATCAAATTGAAGAAAAAGAAGAATTAAGCGAGAAAAATGAGAGTGATGGTTCTACTGAAGGAAAGAGAGAAAATATTGATATTACAGAAATATTAGAGCATAAAGACATGACTAAAGTTATCAAAGTAATTTTTGACTATGATATTGAAGAGTTTGCCAATGCAGTAGAAAATATAATGCAGTGCAAAAATTTTGATGAAGCTAACACAATGTTAGAGCAAATATTAAAAGAGAATCAAATTAATGCCAATTCGAAAGAGGCAGAAATATTTAAATCAGTCATTTCAGAATTTTTCCAGCGCAAGTAATTATCAATGTTTTTAGATTATGCAAAAATTTATGTAAAGGCTGGCAACGGAGGTAAGGGTGCAGTAGCTTTTAGAAGAGAAAAATATGTACCGAAAGGCGGACCAGCAGGCGGTAACGGCGGTAAAGGCGGTGATGTGATTTTTGTAGCAGACAGGAATTTAAATACCTTGCTGGATTTTAAATATAAACGGAAGTACGTTGCAGAAAATGGCGAGAACGGAGGTTCATCGTTAAAAGATGGAAGAAACGGTAGTGATATTATTGTTAAAGTTCCTGTTGGTACAATTATTAAAGATGCTTTGAGCAATAAAATAATTGCTGATTTACAAGTTGACGGAATGAAATTTATTGTTGCCAAAGGCGGTAAAGGTGGAAAGGGAAATGCAAATTTTGCAACACCAACTAATCAAACCCCAAGATTTGCAGAGCCAGGCAAACCCGGCGAAGAAAAAGAGATTATACTTGAACTTAAGCTAATTGCCGATGTGGGTTTAGTTGGATTTCCTAATGCAGGTAAATCAACTTTCATTTCGAAAATTTCTGCAGCTAAACCTAAAATTGCAGATTATCCTTTTACTACACTAGAGCCTAATCTCGGCATAGTCCCTTACAAAGATTTTCAAAGTTTTACTGTGGCTGATATTCCTGGTATCATTGAAGGTGCACATGAGGGTAAAGGTTTAGGGCTGAAATTTCTTAGACATATTGAAAGAACAAAAATTCTTCTGTTGATGATTGATGTCTCATCCAAGAATTATTCTAAAGATTATAAAATTTTATTGAACGAATTAGAACAATATTCTAAAGTATTAGCTAAAAAAACCAAAGTATTAGCAATTACAAAAATAGATTTATTAAATGAAGATGAATTAAAGCAAAAATTTAGAGCTAAAGTAGATGGTTATAATGGAAAATTATTTTTCATTTCTTCTGTGACTGGCTTCGGTATTGAAAAGTTACTAAATCATTTATGGCTTATATTGAACGAACAATACAATTAAATTTTTCATTTTGCACAGCTTGAAGTTACAATTAGACGGGTGTATATTTACACTCCAATTTATAAAAAAATGGCGAGGTAGCTCAGCTGGTTAGAGCAGTGGAATCATAATCCACGTGTCGGGGGTTCGAATCCCTCCCTCGCTACAGTATAGCATAGGAGTTAAAAATGTATTCATTTTTGATATTTGTATCAATTATAGTTTCATTGCTTTTAATTGTTGCTGTTTTAATGCAGGCAAGTAAAGGAGAGGGACTTGCAGGCACGTTTGGCGGTGCAGGTAATTTTGGTACAATGTTCGGCACTAGAAGAACAGCAGATTTTTTAAGTAAAGCTACCTGGTGGTTAGGCGGTGCATTGTTGGTGCTGGCTTTACTTATTAATCTTTTGTTTTTACCAAGAATTGAAGGCAATTCTAATCGTGAAAGTGTAATTCAAAGCTCAAGTCAACAGGCAGTTCCAACTTCTCCAGTATTGCCGCAACAGTCGCTTCCTTCTCAGCAGAATAATAACTCAAAATAAAGAACAAAAGGAGGTCACAAGCTGCCACAAAAAACTGGTAGAATATCAATTCTGTATTTTGAAAAATTTATTATAGATTTGATGTTTTTTTGGTAAAAAGCATTTTTATAAAAATAATAACAATTAAAAAATCAATCTAAGAATGCAGAAATTTATTCACCTTTCTTTATTGTTATAATGATGAAAAAGCCTGTCAAACCTGTAAAAGCCTATAAAAATCTTGAATTCCTAAATTCCGCTGAAGCTAGAACTATCAGAATATTATCGGAGTTTTATGAGCCGCAAACACGATTTAGAAAAAACCATATAGTTGATACAATTGTTTTTTTTGGCTCGGCGAGGCTTGTTTCTAAAAAAGATGCCTTAGCCAATCTTCGACATGTAAAAAAACTATTTAAAATAAAAAAGGCAACAAAACAAAAACTTGTTCATGCAGAAAAATTACTTGAAATGTCGAACTATTATGAAGACGCCGTTGAGCTGTCACGCAGACTTACTGAGTGGTCGATGAATTTGCCAACCGAAAAAAAGAGATTTATTATTTGTAGTGGCGGTGGCCCTGGAATTATGGAAGCTGCAAATAAAGGTGCATTTCTTGCTAAAGGTGATTCAATTGGATTGAATATAAGTATTCCTTATGAACAGTTTGTTAATCCCTATGTTAAACCTCAGTTAGCTTTTGAATTTCATTATTTTTTTATGAGAAAGTTTTGGTTTGTTTATTTAGCAAAGGCGCTTATTGTTTTTCCGGGCGGATTTGGAACTTTAGATGAATTTATGGAGGTTTTAACGCTTGTACAAACGAAAAAAATTAAAAAGGAAATGAAAGTGATAGTTTATGATGAAAAATACTGGCGTGAAATAATTAATTTTGATGCATTAGTTAAACATGGTACTATCAGCAAAAAAGATTTACGACTATTTGACTTTTGTAATTCAGTAGATGAAGCGTTTGAAAAGATAACCACACATTTTAAAAAATACTATCTTAATTAAATTGGAATAAAAAACCCCTTTTGAGAAAGGGGCAAAAAAGTTTTTACTTTTCTTTTTGTTGTAAGGCTAATTCACGAGATGCTCTTCTTTTTGCTTTAATTAAATCCATTCTTTTTTCTATTGAAGGTTTTACATAAAACGTTCTTTTCTTGTATTCTTTTAATATACCAGAACGTTCATATTTTTTCTTAAAGCGTTTTAGAGCTTTGTCAATGTTTTCGCCTTCTTGGATAGTAATGCCAATCAACTATATCACCTGCCTTTTTGTTTTTGGTGCGTAAAACTATAAATATATGTCGAAATTTTCAAATTTTTGTACGCTTTTAATCTTCTGATTTTGGTGTTATTACGAGCACGGGACATTTTGCATATCGAATAACTTTTTCTGCAACGCTGCCTAATAGAGTATGTAGTATGCCGGTCCTGCCATGTGTAGCAATAACAATTAAATCAGCATTTATTTCGTTGGAGTAATTCACTATTTCCTCATAATCAACACCTTTTCTTAAAATCTCTTTAATTTGAACAGAAGAGTCTTCTCGGAGAATTGAAACGGTCTTGTGCAATTGTTTTTTTGCATTTTTTTCCATTGACTTCATTATTTCATCTTCGGAAACATCCAAAGAGCGCACTGCAAGGAAAGGTGGAGTTTTTTCTAATATATGTATTAAGTGAATTACAGCATCATTTTTCTCTGCTAAATCACGTGCAAATTCAAATGCAGAGTATGATAATTTGCTGAAATCTGTTGGCACGATAATATTTTTTATATTAAACATAAGCTCACCTGTTTATGCTTTTTTAAATATGTGCTGTTCTATTATTTTATTAAATGTAATTTAGTTTTTATCTAACAATTATTCCATTAATTGGTGGAAGCTGGACTTGGTTTGTATCATACAAAAATCCATTTATTACAACATATCTGATTTCTTTATTATTATAGATAACTAAATTTGCTGGCTGGTCTTTTTTGATTAGAGGTAAAAAGTTTTTATTAATTAGAAAATTTATTGGTAGATTCGTATAGTCTTCGTTTACAAATAACTTGCTCGTCTTAATATAAGTAAAGCCATTTTTAATTAACCTAAGAATAAATTCTTTTTTAAGTTTAGTTTTACTGTTAATTATTCTGTTGTAGACTTTACCCGGTTCTATTTTGCTGTTTGTTAAATCAATCTCTTCGTGGCCGTAATAAAAGGATAAATCTCCAATATCTTTAATAATTCCGTTATAATAGAAAGATTTGTTTTTGGCGTCAAATGATTCTTGCAAATTAATTGCTATATCGATATTGTAATTTTTACCTTTATAAGTAAATCTTAGATTTCTAAGCAATAAATCGAAATAAGATTCTTTGTTTTCTGGAATGGTAAAGTATAGTTCATGGTCCACTGTTAAATATTCATTTTCACTTATTATTTCAAAAGCGCAAAGTAAAGTAACAAAGTTTAGTTTTCTAATTAGGGATTTACTTCTATCATTTATCCAAGAACCAGATTCAATTAGTATTGTACTTAACCCGGATTTAGTTAAATTATCTCCAAAGGAACGAGGTTCAAAATCGTCTTTGTAGCGGGCAATATGACCTGGTATGTGTTTACTTAACATTTCATACAGTTTTACAATTATTTGCATTGCGTTTTTTCGTTGAAGAGAAATGCTGCTGTTATAATCTGGCGGTGGTGCTAAAAAGGAAAGTGCTGCTGTTTTGTTTGAATTGCCAACAGCATAGTAGTTGTTTTGGTCATGCAAGTTAAAAGCAAAAGAAGGTTTAATTTTCTCTATGGTTTCCTTGAGTATACTTGATTCATTTGATTGTAAAGATAAATAATCCCTATTCAAATCTATTTGGAGCGAATTTTCTCTTTGGAAAACTTCAGCACCATCGGGATTTAGCATTGGAATGAAATATAATTTTAATTTACTCAAAATAAGTTTGCGGAAGTC
The sequence above is drawn from the Melioribacteraceae bacterium 4301-Me genome and encodes:
- a CDS encoding fumarate reductase/succinate dehydrogenase flavoprotein subunit yields the protein MVKLDSKIPGGPIQDKWTSHKFNMKLVSPANKRKYDIIVVGTGLAGASAAATLGELGYNVTAITFHDSPRRAHSIAAQGGINAAKNYQNDGDSVYRLFYDTIKGGDFRSREANVYRLAEVSNNIIDQCVAQGVPFAREYGGYLDNRSFGGAQVSRTFYARGQTGQQLLLGAYSALMRQVNKGTVKLFTRREMLDLVVIDGAARGVVCRNLVTGEIERYSGHAVLLATGGYSNVFFLSTNAMNSNATAIWRAHKKGALFANPCFTQIHPTCLPVHGEGQSKLTLMSESLRNDGRIWVSKIPGDKRKPNDIPEEERDYYLERKYPSYGNLSPRDISSRSAKEVVDEGRGAQGQEAVYLDFRDAIKRLGRKVIEEKYGNLFEIYQTITGENPYEVPMKIYPAPHYTMGGLWVDYNLMSTIPGLFVLGEANFSDHGANRLGASALMQGLADGYFVIPYTLGDYLATYKPAKISIDHQEFVKAENQINDFVKKLLSIKGKHTVDEIHKRLGRLMWNKVGMSRNEKGLKEAISEIRDLREEFWTSVNVVGSDKDINQCLERAGRVADYLELGELMALDALNRNESCGAHFREEYQTDEGEALRNDDEYAYVAAWEFEQIGKWNLHKEELKFETVKLATRSYK
- a CDS encoding succinate dehydrogenase/fumarate reductase iron-sulfur subunit yields the protein MNEQKLNLTLKIWRQAGPTAVGQFKEYKISVSPDSSFLEMLDELNNQLEKNNQDPIAFESDCREGICGTCGLVINGQPHGPLPKIATCQLHMRHFKDGDTIWVEPFRAKAFPVLKDLIVDRSAFDKIIAAGGYISVNTGSVPDANAIPIPKDLASEAFDSAACIGCGACVAACKNASAMLFVSAKVSHLALLPQGHPERQKRVEAMVKVMDEAGFGSCSNTYACEAECPKGISVRNIARLNREFVKAAIASDLVEG
- the obgE gene encoding GTPase ObgE gives rise to the protein MFLDYAKIYVKAGNGGKGAVAFRREKYVPKGGPAGGNGGKGGDVIFVADRNLNTLLDFKYKRKYVAENGENGGSSLKDGRNGSDIIVKVPVGTIIKDALSNKIIADLQVDGMKFIVAKGGKGGKGNANFATPTNQTPRFAEPGKPGEEKEIILELKLIADVGLVGFPNAGKSTFISKISAAKPKIADYPFTTLEPNLGIVPYKDFQSFTVADIPGIIEGAHEGKGLGLKFLRHIERTKILLLMIDVSSKNYSKDYKILLNELEQYSKVLAKKTKVLAITKIDLLNEDELKQKFRAKVDGYNGKLFFISSVTGFGIEKLLNHLWLILNEQYN
- the secG gene encoding preprotein translocase subunit SecG produces the protein MYSFLIFVSIIVSLLLIVAVLMQASKGEGLAGTFGGAGNFGTMFGTRRTADFLSKATWWLGGALLVLALLINLLFLPRIEGNSNRESVIQSSSQQAVPTSPVLPQQSLPSQQNNNSK
- a CDS encoding LOG family protein → MMKKPVKPVKAYKNLEFLNSAEARTIRILSEFYEPQTRFRKNHIVDTIVFFGSARLVSKKDALANLRHVKKLFKIKKATKQKLVHAEKLLEMSNYYEDAVELSRRLTEWSMNLPTEKKRFIICSGGGPGIMEAANKGAFLAKGDSIGLNISIPYEQFVNPYVKPQLAFEFHYFFMRKFWFVYLAKALIVFPGGFGTLDEFMEVLTLVQTKKIKKEMKVIVYDEKYWREIINFDALVKHGTISKKDLRLFDFCNSVDEAFEKITTHFKKYYLN
- the rpsU gene encoding 30S ribosomal protein S21, translated to MIGITIQEGENIDKALKRFKKKYERSGILKEYKKRTFYVKPSIEKRMDLIKAKRRASRELALQQKEK
- a CDS encoding universal stress protein, translating into MFNIKNIIVPTDFSKLSYSAFEFARDLAEKNDAVIHLIHILEKTPPFLAVRSLDVSEDEIMKSMEKNAKKQLHKTVSILREDSSVQIKEILRKGVDYEEIVNYSNEINADLIVIATHGRTGILHTLLGSVAEKVIRYAKCPVLVITPKSED
- a CDS encoding M14 family zinc carboxypeptidase, translating into MNKNYLWQFLFNEYENYKWKQFSNRIVTHQQLKKAIKTFSSNPEVKIKSLGKSIDRREVYLIEIGKGSTNVIAWSQMHGDEPTATKSIFDILNFLTSNDEYDDFRKLILSKLKLYFIPMLNPDGAEVFQRENSLQIDLNRDYLSLQSNESSILKETIEKIKPSFAFNLHDQNNYYAVGNSNKTAALSFLAPPPDYNSSISLQRKNAMQIIVKLYEMLSKHIPGHIARYKDDFEPRSFGDNLTKSGLSTILIESGSWINDRSKSLIRKLNFVTLLCAFEIISENEYLTVDHELYFTIPENKESYFDLLLRNLRFTYKGKNYNIDIAINLQESFDAKNKSFYYNGIIKDIGDLSFYYGHEEIDLTNSKIEPGKVYNRIINSKTKLKKEFILRLIKNGFTYIKTSKLFVNEDYTNLPINFLINKNFLPLIKKDQPANLVIYNNKEIRYVVINGFLYDTNQVQLPPINGIIVR